The following proteins are encoded in a genomic region of Selenomonadales bacterium:
- a CDS encoding 1,4-alpha-glucan-branching enzyme: MYRILELNPQLKAFESDIELRMKLYEDTKKRLLPKGGTLKEFANGHHYFGIHHLDGEWVYREWAPSAHQLYLTGEFNDWNLTEHPMTRLDGGVWELVLKGDDALWHGCKVKTVVDANMERTTHIPLYARRVVQDKDSVTWCAEVVDNRKVFEWSDEKFKPAQTLYIYEAHVGMAQEEGKVGSYREFAQYVLPRIKKAGYNAIQLMAIMEHPYYGSFGYQVANFFAASSWFGEPEDLKYLVNRAHKLGMRVLLDVVHSHAVKNTAEGINMFDGTEWQFFHSGAKGDHPAWGTKCFNYGKDEVIHFLLSNLAFWMTEYHFDGFRFDGITSMLYHDHGLGSNFDNDNKYFSLNTHTEAITYLQLANELIREVKPEAITIAEDMSGMPGMCLPIEDGGIGFDYRLGMGLPDMWVKTVKEQKDEDWNLGQMWGNMCLRRPGENTVAYVESHDQALVGDKTMIFRLADAHMYTDMDKACHTPVIDRTIALHKMIRLFTLAAAGEAYLNFMGNEFGHPEWIDFPREGNDWSFHYCRRQWSLRDNGFLKYQWLGDFDQDAVNLTKLF, from the coding sequence ATGTATCGAATTTTGGAGTTGAATCCACAGTTGAAGGCGTTTGAGTCGGATATTGAGCTTCGCATGAAGTTATACGAGGATACGAAAAAACGTCTTTTGCCGAAGGGTGGCACGCTGAAAGAGTTTGCGAATGGACATCATTATTTTGGCATTCATCATTTAGATGGTGAGTGGGTATATCGCGAGTGGGCGCCGAGTGCGCATCAGTTATATTTGACAGGTGAGTTCAATGACTGGAATCTGACGGAGCATCCGATGACACGTCTGGATGGCGGTGTCTGGGAGCTTGTCTTGAAGGGTGACGATGCGCTCTGGCATGGTTGTAAAGTCAAGACGGTCGTTGATGCGAATATGGAAAGAACGACGCATATTCCGCTTTATGCTCGTCGCGTGGTACAAGATAAGGATTCTGTGACATGGTGCGCAGAGGTCGTAGACAATCGCAAAGTGTTCGAGTGGTCGGACGAGAAGTTCAAACCTGCTCAGACGCTGTATATCTATGAAGCGCACGTCGGCATGGCACAGGAAGAAGGCAAGGTCGGCAGTTATCGTGAGTTTGCACAATATGTGTTGCCGCGCATCAAGAAGGCAGGCTACAATGCGATCCAGTTGATGGCGATCATGGAACACCCGTATTACGGCAGTTTCGGTTATCAGGTAGCGAATTTCTTCGCGGCATCGAGTTGGTTCGGTGAGCCCGAGGATCTGAAATATTTGGTAAACCGTGCGCATAAATTGGGTATGCGTGTATTATTGGATGTGGTTCATTCTCATGCAGTAAAAAATACGGCAGAGGGCATCAATATGTTCGACGGTACTGAATGGCAGTTCTTCCACAGCGGTGCAAAAGGTGATCATCCTGCATGGGGAACGAAGTGTTTCAACTATGGCAAGGATGAGGTTATCCACTTCCTCTTGTCGAACTTGGCATTCTGGATGACGGAATATCACTTTGACGGATTCCGTTTCGATGGTATCACGTCGATGCTCTACCATGACCATGGCTTGGGTTCGAATTTTGACAATGACAATAAATATTTCTCGCTCAATACGCATACGGAAGCTATCACATACTTACAGCTTGCCAATGAGCTTATTCGCGAAGTGAAGCCTGAGGCGATCACGATCGCGGAAGACATGTCGGGCATGCCGGGTATGTGCTTGCCAATCGAAGACGGCGGTATCGGATTTGATTACCGTTTGGGTATGGGGCTTCCCGATATGTGGGTCAAGACGGTAAAAGAGCAGAAAGACGAAGATTGGAATCTCGGTCAGATGTGGGGCAACATGTGTCTGCGTCGCCCTGGCGAGAATACGGTCGCATATGTAGAGAGCCATGACCAAGCACTTGTTGGTGACAAGACGATGATCTTCCGTTTGGCAGATGCGCATATGTATACCGATATGGACAAGGCTTGCCATACGCCTGTGATCGATCGCACGATCGCACTTCATAAGATGATCCGCCTGTTTACGCTTGCGGCCGCAGGCGAAGCGTATCTGAACTTCATGGGCAATGAGTTTGGTCA
- a CDS encoding aminotransferase class I/II-fold pyridoxal phosphate-dependent enzyme: protein MMMSVAANHAKGKVAQDNIFGANAAANAAVKEVGKDKVVNATIGAYMNDDEKLACIPVVEETYRKIPTNEFVGYAPIAGLPAYLDTVIDLTFGDAKPNAYIEAVATSGGAGAIHHAIWNYTEENDTVLTSDWYWGPYKVFCRDLLRKFDTFRLFDEEMNFDVMSFMGKTNQILTKQDNLLVILNTPAHNPTGYSLTEGDWEHVMWVLREAAKKPSKKVILVVDIAYLDYAGDKARDFMKQFENLPDNLLVLMAFSMSKGYTMYGQRTGAIIGISSNKDVIQEFVDINQYSSRATWSNINRSAQYTLQAINNDPELKARLNSERESFYQSIRGRADVFMKEAAECGLTMLPYRAGFFLTIPAKNTEAVCDRLHDDYIFAVPLAGGIRIAICAIPQKKVYGMAAKIKQAIDELGK, encoded by the coding sequence ATGATGATGAGTGTGGCAGCGAACCATGCAAAAGGCAAGGTTGCGCAAGATAATATTTTTGGTGCAAATGCGGCAGCGAATGCGGCAGTTAAAGAGGTGGGCAAAGACAAGGTCGTTAATGCAACGATCGGTGCCTATATGAACGATGATGAAAAATTGGCTTGTATCCCTGTTGTAGAGGAAACGTATCGCAAGATACCGACGAATGAGTTCGTTGGCTATGCGCCGATCGCGGGACTTCCTGCGTATCTTGATACGGTCATTGATTTGACATTCGGTGATGCTAAACCGAATGCGTATATCGAAGCAGTAGCTACCTCGGGCGGCGCAGGTGCTATCCATCATGCGATCTGGAACTATACAGAAGAAAACGATACGGTCTTGACGTCCGATTGGTATTGGGGCCCGTACAAAGTATTCTGCCGTGATCTTCTTCGCAAATTCGATACGTTCAGACTGTTCGACGAAGAAATGAATTTCGACGTTATGTCGTTCATGGGAAAAACGAATCAAATTCTTACAAAACAAGACAATCTCCTGGTGATCCTCAATACACCTGCACACAATCCAACAGGTTACAGCTTAACGGAAGGTGACTGGGAACACGTTATGTGGGTCTTGAGAGAAGCGGCGAAAAAACCGTCGAAAAAAGTCATTCTTGTGGTCGATATTGCATATCTCGACTATGCAGGTGACAAGGCACGTGACTTTATGAAACAATTCGAAAACCTTCCCGACAACTTATTGGTGCTCATGGCATTCAGTATGTCCAAGGGATATACGATGTATGGTCAGAGAACAGGTGCTATCATCGGTATCTCCTCGAACAAAGATGTCATCCAAGAATTCGTTGACATCAACCAGTACAGCAGTCGTGCAACGTGGTCGAACATCAACCGCAGTGCGCAGTACACGCTCCAAGCGATCAACAACGATCCTGAACTCAAAGCACGCCTCAATAGTGAACGTGAAAGCTTCTATCAGTCGATTCGCGGCAGAGCAGATGTATTCATGAAAGAAGCGGCGGAATGTGGCCTTACGATGCTCCCGTATCGTGCAGGTTTCTTCCTGACGATCCCCGCAAAAAATACAGAGGCTGTTTGCGACCGTCTTCACGACGACTATATCTTCGCAGTACCGCTCGCGGGCGGTATCCGTATCGCGATCTGCGCGATCCCGCAGAAAAAAGTATACGGCATGGCAGCTAAGATCAAACAAGCCATTGACGAACTCGGTAAATAA
- a CDS encoding aspartate kinase, with product MALIVKKFGGSSVATTEKIMNVAKRILNEKNEDDKIVVVVSAMGDTTDELITLAKGIAKEPYLYTREMDMLLSTGEQVSIALLAMAFKTLGHDAISLTGPQVGMRTNNVHTKGKIMGIEPQRVFDELEKGKIVVVAGFQGANDLGDITTLGRGGSDTSAVALAGALKADVCEIFTDVDGVYTTDPRVVKGALKMQEVTYLEMLELARLGAGVMQPRAVEMGKHYNIPIHVRSTFTTDTGTIIREEYTMEDKNHAITGVAHDCDVAKIAILGVPNTPGVAHSIFSALAADNVAVDMIVQSIRTAETNITDMVFTVSLDDLAQAKKTAEAVAEKIHAAGVTYAENVAKVSIVGAGMLGSPGIAAKMFGSLAEAGINIEIISTSEISISCLVEGTKVKEAVQIIHKNFFGQ from the coding sequence ATGGCGTTAATAGTTAAAAAATTCGGCGGCAGCTCGGTTGCTACGACCGAGAAGATCATGAATGTTGCCAAACGTATTTTGAATGAAAAAAATGAAGATGATAAAATCGTTGTCGTTGTATCGGCAATGGGCGATACGACGGATGAATTGATCACATTGGCGAAGGGCATTGCAAAAGAACCGTACCTCTACACGCGTGAGATGGATATGCTTCTTTCCACGGGTGAACAGGTATCGATCGCACTTCTTGCTATGGCGTTCAAAACACTCGGTCATGATGCCATCTCGCTTACCGGTCCGCAGGTCGGTATGCGTACGAACAACGTACATACAAAAGGTAAGATCATGGGCATCGAACCGCAGCGTGTATTCGATGAGCTTGAAAAAGGCAAAATCGTTGTTGTTGCAGGTTTCCAAGGTGCGAACGATCTCGGCGACATCACGACGCTCGGCCGCGGTGGTTCTGATACATCGGCGGTAGCACTTGCAGGCGCGCTCAAAGCAGATGTGTGCGAGATCTTCACGGACGTTGACGGTGTCTACACGACTGACCCGCGTGTCGTAAAAGGCGCACTCAAAATGCAAGAAGTAACGTATCTTGAGATGCTTGAACTTGCAAGACTCGGTGCGGGCGTTATGCAGCCGCGTGCCGTAGAAATGGGTAAACATTATAACATTCCGATTCATGTTCGCTCGACATTTACGACGGATACGGGAACGATTATTAGGGAGGAATATACGATGGAAGATAAAAATCATGCAATTACAGGTGTAGCACACGATTGTGATGTTGCCAAAATCGCTATTTTGGGTGTACCGAATACGCCGGGCGTAGCACACAGCATTTTCTCCGCACTCGCTGCAGACAATGTTGCAGTAGACATGATCGTACAGAGCATTCGTACGGCAGAAACGAATATCACTGACATGGTATTCACGGTATCTCTCGATGACTTGGCACAGGCTAAGAAAACGGCAGAAGCTGTTGCAGAAAAAATTCATGCAGCAGGCGTAACGTATGCAGAAAACGTTGCAAAAGTATCGATCGTTGGTGCAGGTATGCTCGGCAGCCCGGGTATCGCAGCAAAAATGTTCGGTTCGCTCGCTGAAGCAGGTATCAACATTGAGATCATCAGCACATCCGAGATCAGCATCTCTTGCTTGGTAGAAGGCACAAAAGTAAAAGAAGCTGTCCAGATCATCCACAAAAACTTCTTCGGTCAATAA